In the Acropora muricata isolate sample 2 chromosome 1, ASM3666990v1, whole genome shotgun sequence genome, one interval contains:
- the LOC136919280 gene encoding proline and serine-rich protein 3-like: protein MRKSADPFEVDPLPNTFYYPSQQKVLPDKQRKICLSPSHRREETSKSPSDDKFLRQADHMKIHEIPTRENGSTDLDQSSSSKFEESWPSTERAMVSTPEVDAESFSLSKTTSSEGTDIPFKPPPDSTLARYIHRFRNAPPSSRQARDHGYFDSGKANEFWWLSPSPPSSSTPKDSTPLEQLRGPSPHPSSSPKLKRNAARRGASPASPISKTRKGLSPFKSSVEGLDEKTADLQQRARRLLEKSESTLESSSSEVHRQKRVMQHKHPKDGSPIEASSVLASSGHLREMQQRRWPRPAPPQEEDILYQWRLARKMEKAYEQVAKRSPIRGPHPSTQLYTSSSLSSASPISQTPHLVPQMDKLHQTTASCGPTPSALARSSSLTTETQPTFSSFRIIPSPFETTSLPPTSNTPFEGVVESMGDTVLPGTGQPIARPVGPQVSHQRLVIEKAEFESAKVPSHMHLSCDILPCPHQRALIESEVSDKIPLSIPVIDKMERKSHIDGHEMEMNAKPERSVVTSELLDERGDHLERIMAQNDVDSKGPLSVPIVDSMLEHPEERQLEMSIMLKQNGSVSEESSDKRPSRHTRQNKSNKTCHDKGLDSLREESVSLPTTEKSKVKERKGWKPKSNRSVWKETDRGDLLKGVIGEVVSERLYSTPCSSTSSLTDSEGSVVTKEPETEDYNSVLEQENTAPSAISDNEFPDDEVLVMLRQRASRYREQLRQIDSLLSQQQVS, encoded by the exons ATGAGAAAATC gGCTGACCCATTTGAGGTCGATCCATTACCGAATACTTTTTACTATCCTTCGCAGCAGAAGGTGTTACCAGATAAGCAAAGAAAg ATCTGTCTAAGTCCTTCTCATAGGAGAGAAGAAACCTCAAAGAGTCCTTCTGATGACAAATTCCTGCGGCAAGCTGACCACATGAAAATACATGAAATACCCACAAGGGAAAATGGCTCTACGGATCTAGATCAGTCTTCCTCTTCTAAGTTTGAAGAGTCATGGCCAAGTACAGAGAGGGCCATGGTCTCTACACCTGAAGTGGATGCAGAGAGTTTTAGCTTGTCAAAAACCACATCAAGTGAAGGAACAGACATTCCTTTCAAACCACCTCCAGATTCCACCTTAGCCAG GTACATTCATCGTTTCCGCAATGCTCCACCATCTAGTCGTCAAGCCAGAGATCATGGCTATTTTGACAGTGGCAAAGCAAATGAATTCTGGTGGTTATCACCCTCCCCTCCCAGCAGCTCAACACCCAAGGACTCCACCCCTCTTGAACAACTTCGGGGACCCTCTCCACATCCAAGTTCCTCTCCTAAGTTGAAAAGAAATGCAGCAAGAAGGGGTGCTTCCCCAGCCTCTCCAATATCA AAAACAAGGAAAGGTTTGTCACCTTTCAAGTCATCAGTTGAAGGTCTTGATGAAAAAACAGCAGATCTACAGCAACGAGCCAGAAGATTACTTGAGAAAAG TGAGAGCACATTGGAGAGCTCATCAAGTGAGGTGCACAGACAAAAAAGAGTAATGCAACATAAGCATCCAAAGGATGGAAGTCCAATAGAAGCATCATCTGTACTTGCATCATCAGGACACTTGCGGGAGATGCAACAGAGACGGTGGCCCCGCCCTGCTCCTCCACAGGAAGAGGACATTTTATATCAGTGGAGGCTGGCAAGAAAGATGGAAAAAGCATATGAACAGGTGGCAAAACGGAGCCCAATCAGGGGTCCCCATCCATCCACACAGTTGTACACTTCATCTAGTTTATCTTCAGCATCACCAATCTCGCAAACTCCACACCTTGTACCTCAAATGGACAAATTGCACCAGACAACAGCATCATGTGGACCAACACCTAGTGCACTAGCTAGATCATCAAGTTTGACCACTGAGACTCAACCAACATTCTCATCTTTCCGTATCATTCCATCCCCATTTGAAACCACCTCACTTCCTCCAACTTCAAACACTCCATTTGAAGGAGTAGTAGAGTCAATGGGTGATACTGTTCTACCTGGCACAGGACAGCCAATAGCTAGACCAGTAGGTCCACAAGTATCCCACCAACGTCTTGTGATAGAAAAGGCAGAGTTTGAATCAGCTAAAGTGCCTTCTCACATGCATCTTTCTTGTGATATTTTACCATGTCCCCATCAAAGAGCTCTGATTGAAAGTGAAGTTAGCGACAAAATCCCTTTGAGCATTCCAGTGATTGATAAAATGGAACGGAAATCTCATATTGATGGACATGAGATGGAAATGAATGCAAAGCCCGAGAGATCAGTCGTAACAAGTGAATTATTGGATGAGAGAGGGGATCATTTGGAAAGAATAATGGCTCAAAATGATGTAGACAGCAAAGGCCCTTTAAGTGTTCCAATTGTTGATTCAATGCTGGAACATCCGGAAGAACGTCAACTTGAAATGAGTATCATGCTGAAGCAAAATGGATCAGTTTCAGAAGAGTCATCTGACAAGAGACCTTCACGACATACCAGACAAAACAAGTCTAATAAAACCTGCCATGATAAAGGACTGGACAGTTTGAGAGAGGAATCTGTTAGTTTaccaacaacagaaaaaagcaaagtaAAAGAACGTAAAGGATGGAAACCAAAATCAAATCGCAGTGTTTGGAAGGAAACTGATCGCGGTGATTTACTGAAAGGTGTTATTGGGGAG GTAGTCTCTGAACGATTGTATTCCACTCCTTGTTCTTCAACAAGCAGTTTGACTGACAGTGAGGGCAGCGTTGTTACAAAAGAACCTGAAACAGAAGACTATAATAGTG TTTTAGAACAAGAAAATACTGCTCCCAGTGCCATCTCTGATAACGAATTCCCTGATGATGAAGTACTGGTGATGTTACGCCAGCGTGCCAGCAGATACAGGGAACAACTGAG GCAAATAGACAGTTTGCTAAGTCAACAACAAGTGAGCTAG